A single window of Crassostrea angulata isolate pt1a10 chromosome 8, ASM2561291v2, whole genome shotgun sequence DNA harbors:
- the LOC128161277 gene encoding serine-aspartate repeat-containing protein I-like: MRWKTFYLGLFCVFLVAGVCSAADEEGDVTLEDDIGKSRDGSRTDDEAVQREEEAIKLDGLNVAQMKELREKAEKHVFQAEVNRMMKLIINSLYKNKEIFLRELISNASDALDKIRFLSLTDKSALSATEELSIKIKADKDNHVLHVTDTGIGMTHNDLINNLGTIARSGTSEFLTKLGEAHSQTEMSDLIGQFGVGFYSSFLVADRVIVTSKNNDDEQYVWESDSESFSVVKDPRGNTLGRGTTISLHLKEEAHDFLEENTVKDLVKKYSQFINFPIYIWASKTEEVEEPLEEEEEKKEEATKDEDKEEDEEGKVEEEKDEDKPKTKKVSKTVWDWELMNSVKPIWTRKTDDVSDDEYNEFYKSISKDSEQPLARTHFTAEGEVTFKSILYVPKASPHDMFSNYGKKLESIKMYVRRVFITDDFEDMMPKYLSFVKGVVDSDDLPLNVSRETLQQHKLLKVIKKKLVRKTLDMIKKIGKDDYEKFWKEYSTNIKLGVIEDQSNRTRLAKLLRFYSSNSDTEQTSLPDYIERMKEKQEAIYFVAGTSRSEVEKSPFVERLLKKGYEVLFLVEPVDEYCIQSLPEFEGKKFQNVAKEGLTIDDSEKAKERKEAMEKEYEPLTKWLQELDSLKEKISKATVSDRLTKSPCALVASTYGWSGNMERIMRSQAYAKQQDPSQQFYSTQKKTLEINPRHPLIKELKSRVDANADDQIAKDLAVVMFETATLRSGFALQDSAGFAERVEHMLREAMSIPQDAKIEDEPEDDEAVEEDKPEEVGDEDEDDKFSCGSNCQPRRKLLWFGDDKDKDTDGDGIPDHLDDDDDNDGIPDSKDNDDDGDGISDDKEYCDKDGCKTLKDSDGDGIPDHLDDDDDGDGIPDDKEKDTDGDGIPDYLDDDDDGDGIPDDKDNDDDGDGVPDNMEDTDGDGIPDHLDKDDDGDGIPDDKEKDTDGDGIPDYLDDDDDNDGIPDSQDKDDNGNGIPDHLEVDSDGDGIPDYLDDDDDNDGIPDHLDKDDKEKDTDGDGIPDYLDDDDDNDGIPDVDDDDADGDGIPDKLEIDTDGDGIPDYLDNDDDGDGIPDSEDKDDDGDGIPDDKEKDTDGDGIPDYLDDDDDGDGIPDSEDKDDDGDGIPDDKEKDTDGDGIPDYLDNDDDGDGIPDSLDNDDDGDGITDDKEKDTDGDGIPDYLDDDDDNDGIPDSEDDDADGNGIPDYKEKDTDGDGIPDYLDDDDDNDGIPDHLDNDDDGDGIPDDKEKDTDGDGIPDYLDDDDDGDGIPDDKDNDDDGDGIPDNQEDSDGDGIPDSLDKDDDGDGIPDDQEIDTDGDGIPDYLDDDDDNDGIPDHLDDDDDGDGIPDYKEIDTDGDGIPDYLDDDDDNDGIPDSQDSDANGNGIPDYMEKDTDGDGIPDYLDDDDDNDGIPDDQDDDDDGDGIPDSKEDTDGDGIPDYLDNDSDGDGIPDKLPDSDGDGVPDKFDNDDDGDGIPDDKEKDTDGDGIPDYLDHDDDGDGIPDAQDNDDDGDGIPDDKEKDTDGDGIPDYLDDDDDGDGIPDSQDNDDDGDGIPDDKQKDTDGDGIPDYLDDDDDGDGIPDAQDNYDDGDGIPDDKQKDTDGDGIPDYLDDDDDGDGIPDSQDNDDDGDGIPDDKEKDTDGDGIPDYLDDDDDGDGIPDSQDNDDDGDGIPDDKEKDTDGDGIPDYLDDDDDGDGIPDAQDNDDDGDGIPDDKEKDTDGDGIPDYLDNDDDGDGIPDDKEKDTDGDGIPDYLDDDDDGDGIPDSKDNDDDGDGIPDDKEKDTDGDGIPDYLDDDDDGDGIPDKLDSNYDVIDKEVDTDGDGIPDYLDDDDDNDGIPDSQDADANGNGIPDFMEKDTDGDGIPDYLDDDDDNDGIPDDEDDDDDGDGIPDDQEDADGDGIPDYLDTDSDGDGVPDKLPDLDGDGIPDKFDKDDDGDGIPDVREGKRINPSSKVSQSKTNNPKSKTKSDDDDDDDDDDENDSQQSLFSRIVTAVKEMVLPSDVSSEDKSRNLKKNPNPTRIKNKGKQLKGHEEELDLVDLVKSAFSENKDKNDNQKEKAKQRNVS; this comes from the exons ATGAGGTGGAAAACCTTTTACCTGGGACTTTTCTGCGTGTTTTTAGTGGCGG GTGTTTGCTCAGCAGCTGATGAAGAAGGGGACGTGACATTAGAGGATGACATTGGAAAGAGTCGTGATGGTTCCAGGACAGACGATGAAGCAGTGCAGAG gGAAGAGGAGGCAATCAAGTTAGATGGACTGAATGTCGCTCAAATGAAGGAACTACGGGAAAAGGCGGAGAAACATGTATTCCAGGCGGAGGTCAACCGTATGATGAAACTTATCATCAACTCCCTCTACAAAAACAAAGAG aTTTTCTTGAGAGAGTTGATCTCCAATGCTTCTGACGCTTTGGATAAAATCCGTTTCCTGTCACTTACGGATAAATCGGCTCTGTCAGCAACAGAAGAACTCAGCATCAAGATTAAG GCTGACAAAGACAACCATGTCCTGCATGTCACAGACACTGGAATCGGTATGACTCACAACGATCTGATCAACAACCTCGGTACCATCGCACGATCCGGCACCAGCGAGTTCCTGACCAAACTCGGTGAAGCTCATTCTCAGACTGAGATGTCCGATCTCATTGGACAGTTTGGAGTCGGTTTCTATTCATCTTTCTTGG TTGCTGACCGTGTGATTGTGACCTCAAAGAACAACGATGATGAGCAGTATGTCTGGGAGTCTGACTCCGAGAGCTTCTCTGTTGTGAAGGACCCCCGAGGAAACACTCTGGGCAGAGGAACCACAATTAG TCTTCACCTGAAGGAGGAGGCTCATGACTTCCTGGAGGAGAATACAGTCAAGGACTTGGTGAAGAAATATTCTCAGTTCATTAACTTCCCCATCTACATCTGGGCTAGCAAG ACTGAAGAAGTTGAGGAGCCTCTTGAAGAGGAGGAAGAGAAGAAAGAGGAAGCCACCAAGGATGAGGACAAGGAGGAAGATGAGGAAGGAAAGGTTGAGGAGGAGAAGGATGAGGACAAACCTAAGACCAAGAAAGTCTCCAAGACTGTGTGGGACTGGGAACTGATGAACAGTGTCAAACCTATATGGACCAGAAA AACTGATGATGTAAGTGATGATGAGTACAACGAGTTTTACAAATCCATCTCCAAGGACAGTGAGCAGCCCCTGGCTAGGACCCATTTCACCGCAGAAGGAGAGGTCACCTTCAAATCCATCCTGTATGTCCCCAAGGCCTCCCCCCATGACATGTTCTCAAACTACGGAAAGAAATTGGAATCCATCAAG atgtaTGTCAGAAGAGTTTTTATCACTGATGACTTTGAAGACATGATGCCCAAATACCTCAGCTTTGTCAAGGGAGTT GTGGACTCTGATGATCTACCTCTGAATGTTTCCCGTGAGACCCTGCAACAACACAAACTCCTGAAGGTCATCAAGAAGAAGTTGGTCAGAAAGACACTGGACATGATCAAGAAAATCGGCAAGGACGACTACGAGAAGTTCTGGAAGGAGTACTCCACAAA CATTAAACTGGGAGTGATTGAGGACCAGTCCAACAGAACTCGTCTGGCCAAACTGCTTAGGTTCTACTCCTCCAACTCTGACACGGAACAGACCAGTCTGCCCGACTACATCGAGAGGATGAAGGAGAAACAAGAGGCCATATACTTCGTTGCTGGAACCAGCAGGAGCGAG gttgAGAAATCTCCATTTGTGGAACGCCTTCTGAAAAAGGGATACGAAGTCCTCTTCCTTGTGGAGCCTGTTGATGAATACTGCATCCAATCTCTCCCAGAGTTTGAAGGCAAGAAATTCCAAAATGTTGCCAAGGAAGGACTGACAATTGATGACTCTGAAAAGGCCAAGGAGCGCAAGGAAGCCATGGAGAAAGAATATGAACCATTGACAAAATGGCTGCAGGAACTTGACTCTCTGAAGGAGAAGATCAGCAAGGCTACAGTGTCTGACAGACTAACAAAGTCTCCCTGTGCCCTGGTAGCTAGCACCTATGGCTGGTCAGGAAACATGGAAAGGATCATGAGATCCCAAGCATATGCCAAACAGCAGGATCCTTCTCAACA attttaCTCAACCCAGAAGAAAACTTTAGAAATCAACCCCAGACATCCTTTGATTAAAGAGCTGAAATCACGAGTTGAT GCCAATGCTGACGATCAGATTGCCAAAGACCTTGCTGTAGTCATGTTTGAGACAGCCACCCTCCGGTCAGGATTTGCTCTGCAAGACTCTGCTGGGTTCGCTGAGAGGGTAGAACATATGCTGAGAGAAGCCATGAGCATTCCTCAAGATGCCAAA attgaagatgaGCCTGAAGATGACGAGGCAGTGGAAGAAGATAAACCAGAAGAGGTTGGTGATGAGGATGAAGATGACAAG TTTTCGTGTGGATCAAACTGTCAACCAAGGAGAAAATTACTTTGGTTCGGTGATGATAAGGACAAGGATACTGACGGAGATGGTATACCTGACCATCTTGATGACGACGATGACAACGATGGGATTCCCGATAGCAAAGACAACGACGACGATGGCGATGGAATAAGCGATGACAAAGAATACTGCGACAAAGACGGGTGCAAAACCTTGAAAGATTCCGATGGGGATGGAATTCCCGATCACCtggacgatgatgatgatggcgATGGGATTCCCGACGATAAGGAAAAAGACACAGATGGCGATGGGATTCCTGATTATTTGGATGATGATGACGATGGGGATGGGATTCCAGACGATAAAGACAACGATGATGATGGGGACGGGGTACCAGACAATATGGAGGACACAGATGGAGATGGAATCCCTGATCATTTGGATAAGGATGATGATGGAGATGGCATTCCAGATGACAAAGAGAAGGATACGGATGGTGACGGAATTCCAGACTATCTAGATGacgatgatgataatgatgggATCCCTGACTCCCAGGACAAAGACGATAATGGAAATGGTATTCCAGATCATTTAGAAGTCGACAGTGATGGAGATGGAATTCCAGATTACctcgatgatgatgatgataatgacgGGATCCCTGACCATTTGGACAAGGACGACAAAGAGAAAGACACTGATGGTGACGGAATTCCAGATTATCTAGATGACGACGATGATAATGATGGAATTCCTGACGTTGATGATGACGATGCCGATGGCGATGGTATTCCTGATAAACTTGAAATTGATACAGATGGTGATGGGATACCAGATTACTtggataatgatgatgatgggGATGGAATTCCTGACTCTGAAGATAAAGACGATGATGGCGACGGAATTCCAGATGACAAGGAAAAAGATACAGACGGTGACGGTATCCCGGATTATcttgatgatgatgacgatggAGATGGTATTCCAGATAGTGAAGACAAAGATGATGATGGGGATGGTATTCCTGATGACAAAGAAAAAGATACAGATGGAGATGGCATTCCAGATTATCTCGATAATGATGACGATGGTGATGGAATTCCAGATAGTTTGGAcaatgatgatgatggtgaCGGAATAACTGATGATAAGGAAAAAGACACTGATGGAGATGGAATTCCAGATTACTTAGACGATGATGACGATAATGATGGTATTCCAGACTCAGAGGATGATGATGCCGATGGAAATGGCATTCCTGATTACAAGGAAAAAGACACAGATGGTGATGGTATTCCAGACTACTTAGATGACGATGATGATAATGACGGAATTCCTGATCATCTTGATAATGACGATGATGGAGATGGAATCCCAGATGACAAGGAGAAAGACACAGATGGTGATGGAATTCCAGATTACTTAgacgacgatgatgatggtGATGGAATTCCCGATGATAAAGACAACGATGATGATGGAGATGGAATCCCGGATAACCAGGAAGACTCAGACGGTGATGGAATTCCAGATAGCCTAGATAAAGATGATGACGGCGACGGAATACCCGATGACCAAGAGATTGACACGGATGGTGACGGAATACCGGATTATTTAGATGATGACGACGACAATGATGGGATTCCAGATCATctagatgatgatgatgacggcGATGGTATTCCAGATTATAAAGAGATAGATACTGATGGTGATGGTATTCCAGATTATCTGGATGACGATGACGATAATGATGGTATTCCAGATAGTCAAGACTCGGATGCTAATGGAAATGGCATTCCAGATTATATGGAAAAAGATACCGACGGAGATGGAATTCCCGATTATctagatgatgatgatgataatgacgGTATTCCAGATGATCAAGATGATGACGACGATGGTGACGGTATTCCGGATAGCAAAGAAGACACTGATGGCGATGGTATTCCTGATTATCTAGACAATGACAGTGACGGGGACGGTATCCCCGATAAACTGCCCGACTCTGATGGAGACGGCGTTCCTGATAAATTTGATAATGACGATGATGGTGATGGAATCCCGGATGATAAGGAGAAAGACACAGATGGTGATGGCATTCCAGATTATCTTGACcatgatgatgatggtgatggTATTCCAGATGCTCAAGAcaatgatgatgatggtgatggTATTCCAGATGACAAAGAGAAAGACACAGATGGAGATGGAATTCCAGATTACTtggacgatgatgatgatggtgatggTATTCCAGATTCTCAAGAcaatgatgatgatggtgatggTATTCCAGATGACAAACAGAAAGACACAGATGGAGATGGAATTCCAGATTACTtggacgatgatgatgatggtgatggTATTCCAGATGCTCAAGACAATTATGATGATGGTGATGGTATTCCAGATGACAAACAGAAAGACACAGATGGTGATGGTATTCCAGATTATCttgacgatgatgatgatggtgatggTATTCCAGATTCTCAAGACAATGATGATGATGGCGATGGAATTCCAGATGATAAGGAGAAAGACACAGATGGTGATGGTATTCCAGATTATCttgacgatgatgatgatggtgatggTATTCCAGATTCTCAAGAcaatgatgatgatggtgatggTATTCCAGATGACAAAGAGAAAGACACAGATGGAGATGGAATTCCAGATTACTtggacgatgatgatgatggtgatggTATTCCAGATGCTCAAGACAATGATGATGATGGCGATGGAATCCCTGATGACAAAGAAAAAGACACAGATGGAGACGGAATTCCGGATTATTTAGACAATGATGATGATGGCGATGGAATTCCAGATGATAAAGAAAAAGACACTGATGGTGATGGAATTCCAGATTACTtggacgatgatgatgatggtgatggTATTCCAGATTCTAaagataatgatgatgatggcGATGGAATCCCTGATGACAAAGAGAAAGACACGGATGGAGATGGAATTCCAGATTACTtagacgatgatgatgatggcgATGGAATACCTGATAAATTAGATAGTAATTATGATGTTATAGACAAAGAGGTGGATACTGATGGCGACGGAATACCTGATTATTTAGATGATGACGATGATAATGATGGTATTCCTGATAGCCAAGACGCTGATGCCAATGGAAACGGAATTCCAGATTTTATGGAGAAGGATACTGATGGTGATGGTATCCCGGATTACTTGGACGATGATGACGATAATGATGGCATCCCGGATGATGAAGACGATGACGATGATGGTGATGGCATACCAGATGACCAAGAGGATGCTGATGGTGATGGAATTCCAGACTATTTGGATACAGATAGTGATGGAGATGGAGTTCCAGACAAACTTCCAGACTTAGACGGTGATGGCATTCCAGATAAATTTGATAAAGATGATGACGGTGACGGA